The following coding sequences lie in one Myxococcus xanthus genomic window:
- a CDS encoding zf-TFIIB domain-containing protein: MDCPSCNVEMSDLEGDDQTLRKCGDCGGLWIDVADLNRVLLHNNLPGLESQGGKVDAEALTGQCPECQVDLVRVDGGDRQHPLHYDTCESCGGIFLESEFQDATDVKIAVEEIIAFFRHFGAKRKMAAL, translated from the coding sequence ATGGATTGCCCCAGCTGCAACGTCGAGATGTCCGATCTCGAGGGGGATGATCAGACGTTGCGAAAGTGTGGAGATTGCGGCGGCCTTTGGATTGACGTCGCGGACCTCAACCGGGTCCTGCTCCACAACAACCTCCCCGGGCTGGAGAGCCAGGGCGGCAAGGTGGATGCAGAGGCACTGACCGGTCAGTGCCCCGAGTGCCAGGTCGACCTCGTCCGCGTGGACGGTGGCGACCGCCAGCATCCGCTGCATTACGACACCTGCGAGTCCTGCGGCGGTATCTTCCTGGAATCCGAGTTCCAGGACGCCACCGACGTGAAGATCGCGGTCGAGGAAATCATCGCGTTCTTCCGCCACTTCGGCGCGAAGCGGAAGATGGCCGCTCTGTAG
- the prfA gene encoding peptide chain release factor 1, whose amino-acid sequence MIDKLEDVERRFERLTADLSNPDVLADSARLQKVSKERAGLEKLVEAFRAYRKVLADLSEVEAWLGSSDADEKAFARESLPGLKEQRDEMEASLKILLLPKDPNDEKNVILEIRAGAGGDEAALFAEEVMQMYLRYADRRGWKADILDMSPGNAGGVKDATVTLSGDAVFSNMKYESGVHRVQRVPATETQGRIHTSTITVSVMPEAEDVDVQVNPADIEMQVMRSTGSGGQSVNTTDSAVRLIHHPTGIVVKCQQEKSQLKNRTMAMRMLRAKLYEIEQERIRNERDSARRAQVGTGDRSEKIRTYNFPQDRLTDHRIGLTVHNLPGVMAGNVDDVITACRTYYQAEALKAQTAGGPKPSA is encoded by the coding sequence ATGATTGACAAACTCGAAGACGTCGAACGCCGGTTCGAACGCCTGACCGCCGACCTGTCGAACCCCGACGTACTCGCCGACTCGGCGAGGCTCCAGAAGGTGTCCAAGGAGCGCGCGGGCCTGGAGAAGCTGGTCGAGGCCTTCCGGGCCTACCGCAAGGTGCTCGCCGACCTCAGCGAGGTCGAAGCCTGGCTCGGCAGCAGCGACGCCGACGAGAAGGCCTTTGCCCGCGAGTCCCTGCCCGGCCTGAAGGAGCAGCGCGACGAGATGGAGGCCAGCCTCAAGATTCTCCTCCTGCCCAAGGACCCGAATGACGAGAAGAACGTCATCCTGGAAATCCGCGCGGGCGCGGGCGGTGACGAGGCGGCCCTCTTCGCCGAGGAGGTCATGCAGATGTACCTCCGCTACGCGGACCGCCGGGGCTGGAAGGCGGACATCCTGGACATGAGCCCGGGCAACGCCGGCGGCGTGAAGGACGCCACGGTGACGCTGTCCGGCGACGCCGTCTTCAGCAACATGAAGTACGAGTCCGGCGTACACCGCGTGCAGCGGGTGCCGGCCACGGAGACGCAGGGCCGCATCCACACGTCCACGATCACGGTGTCGGTGATGCCGGAGGCGGAGGACGTGGACGTGCAGGTGAACCCGGCGGACATCGAGATGCAGGTGATGCGCTCCACGGGCTCGGGCGGCCAGAGCGTCAACACCACGGACTCCGCGGTGCGCCTCATCCACCACCCGACGGGCATCGTGGTGAAGTGCCAGCAGGAGAAGAGCCAGCTGAAGAACCGCACCATGGCCATGCGCATGCTGCGGGCGAAGCTCTACGAAATCGAGCAGGAGCGCATCCGCAACGAGCGCGACTCCGCGCGCCGCGCCCAGGTGGGCACCGGTGACCGCAGCGAGAAGATTCGCACCTACAACTTCCCGCAGGACCGGCTGACCGACCACCGCATTGGCCTCACCGTGCACAACCTGCCGGGCGTCATGGCTGGCAACGTGGACGACGTCATCACCGCCTGCCGGACCTACTACCAGGCCGAAGCGCTCAAGGCGCAGACGGCCGGCGGCCCGAAGCCCTCCGCATGA
- the murA gene encoding UDP-N-acetylglucosamine 1-carboxyvinyltransferase, with amino-acid sequence MDKIVIKGGQALHGEVQASGAKNAALPILASALLADGTSTYRNVPDLADVATMLKVLRTMGCDAERDSEKTDVCRVGVNGHITPEAPYELVKTMRASVLVLGPLVARFGRARVSMPGGCAIGARPIDQHLKGLKALGADIHLTEGYVEATAKQLKGGTVNFDVITVTGTENVMMAAVLAKGRTRMENCAREPEVEELAKVLNKMGARIEGAGTSIITIEGVDGLKPVEHAILPDRIEAGTLLVAAAISGGDVLVKRVVPEHMDALVEKLREAGCTMTTEGNGLRCKAPQRLDAVNITTTEHPGFPTDMQAQLMALMSVSQGTSVISENIFENRFMHVPELHRLGADITIQGHTAVVKGVKGLSGAPVMATDLRASASLILAGLRAEGRTDVSRVYHLDRGYERLERKLSALGADIRREKA; translated from the coding sequence ATGGACAAGATCGTCATCAAGGGCGGCCAGGCGCTGCACGGCGAAGTGCAGGCCTCGGGCGCGAAGAACGCGGCGCTGCCCATCCTCGCCTCGGCGCTGCTGGCCGACGGCACCTCCACCTACCGCAACGTGCCGGACCTGGCGGATGTCGCCACCATGCTCAAGGTGCTGCGCACCATGGGCTGCGACGCGGAGCGCGACTCGGAGAAGACGGACGTCTGCCGGGTGGGCGTCAACGGCCACATCACCCCTGAGGCGCCCTACGAGCTGGTGAAGACGATGCGCGCCAGCGTGCTGGTGCTGGGGCCGCTCGTCGCCCGCTTCGGCCGGGCGCGGGTGTCCATGCCGGGCGGGTGCGCCATTGGCGCGCGGCCCATCGACCAGCACCTCAAGGGGCTGAAGGCGCTGGGCGCGGACATCCACCTCACGGAAGGCTACGTGGAGGCCACGGCGAAGCAGCTCAAGGGCGGCACCGTCAACTTCGACGTCATCACCGTCACCGGCACGGAGAACGTGATGATGGCGGCGGTGCTGGCCAAGGGCCGCACCCGCATGGAGAACTGCGCCCGCGAGCCCGAGGTCGAGGAGCTGGCCAAGGTGCTCAACAAGATGGGGGCGCGCATCGAGGGCGCGGGCACGTCCATCATCACCATTGAGGGCGTGGACGGGCTGAAGCCGGTGGAGCACGCCATCCTCCCCGACCGCATCGAGGCCGGCACCCTGCTGGTGGCGGCGGCCATCTCCGGCGGCGACGTGCTGGTGAAGCGCGTGGTGCCCGAGCACATGGACGCGCTGGTGGAGAAGCTGCGCGAGGCCGGGTGCACGATGACCACCGAGGGCAACGGCCTGCGCTGCAAGGCGCCCCAACGGCTGGACGCGGTGAACATCACCACCACGGAGCATCCGGGGTTCCCCACGGACATGCAGGCCCAGCTGATGGCCCTCATGTCTGTCAGTCAGGGGACGTCCGTCATCAGCGAAAACATCTTCGAGAACCGCTTCATGCACGTGCCGGAGCTGCACCGGCTGGGCGCGGACATCACCATCCAGGGGCACACCGCGGTGGTGAAGGGTGTGAAGGGCCTGAGCGGCGCGCCCGTCATGGCAACGGACCTGAGGGCGAGTGCGTCACTCATCCTGGCCGGGCTGCGAGCGGAGGGCCGCACCGACGTCAGCCGCGTCTACCACCTGGACCGGGGCTATGAGCGCCTGGAGCGCAAGTTGAGCGCCCTGGGTGCGGACATCCGCCGCGAGAAGGCGTAG
- a CDS encoding discoidin domain-containing protein, protein MRRLLLASLLSATAASAASNVPPGYVQASDWLDRTSQPERYGPLNVLDGRDSTAWCVSGDAPASFTFGFKDIVTVDEVRVYTGDGSDRAAFKARARARKLTLTGIKEARSVSVEDKRGLQVVPLKPGLRGARFTLEVSERFPGAKDDAPVCVTDIVFYAGGKALNGTWLAPKLRYNGRLAPLLGTWFGGLKGAPHRFLSFYLDGTYSLTEEPLEGEVSTTVSGAYTLSGEKLSLDVPPHGRVTVRFPRGDSEGTRPPDASLAFDGPVAEAWGDEFRSQR, encoded by the coding sequence ATGCGACGCCTGCTCCTCGCCTCCCTCCTGTCCGCCACGGCGGCCTCCGCCGCATCCAATGTCCCGCCAGGCTACGTCCAGGCCTCCGACTGGCTCGACCGCACCAGTCAGCCGGAGCGCTACGGGCCCCTCAACGTGCTCGACGGCCGCGACTCCACCGCGTGGTGTGTCAGCGGAGACGCGCCCGCGTCCTTCACCTTCGGTTTCAAGGACATCGTCACCGTGGACGAGGTCCGCGTGTACACGGGCGACGGCTCGGACCGGGCCGCGTTCAAGGCCCGCGCCCGGGCGCGGAAGCTCACCCTGACCGGCATCAAGGAAGCGCGCAGCGTCAGCGTGGAGGACAAGCGCGGGCTCCAGGTGGTGCCCCTCAAGCCCGGACTTCGGGGCGCTCGCTTCACGCTGGAGGTGTCGGAGCGCTTCCCGGGCGCCAAGGACGACGCGCCCGTGTGCGTCACCGACATCGTCTTCTACGCCGGCGGGAAGGCCCTCAATGGAACCTGGCTGGCGCCCAAGCTGCGCTACAACGGCCGGCTGGCGCCGCTGCTCGGCACCTGGTTCGGTGGCCTGAAGGGCGCACCGCACCGCTTCCTGTCCTTCTACCTGGACGGAACCTACAGCCTCACCGAGGAGCCCTTGGAGGGCGAGGTGTCCACGACAGTCAGTGGCGCCTATACGCTGTCCGGAGAGAAGCTGTCCCTGGACGTCCCCCCGCACGGGCGGGTGACGGTGCGCTTCCCGCGAGGGGACTCCGAGGGGACACGCCCGCCGGATGCGTCGCTGGCGTTCGACGGGCCCGTCGCCGAGGCTTGGGGCGACGAGTTCCGCAGCCAGCGGTGA
- the prmC gene encoding peptide chain release factor N(5)-glutamine methyltransferase: MSSDPWTIRRVLTWTTQHFEKRQVDAPRLTAEILLSYVLKLSRVRLYVDLDRPLSKDELGAFRALIERRMAGEPTQYLTGVREFYNRPFKVDARVLIPRPETELLVEAALRMLPKNAPGRALDVCTGSGCIAISLAAERPQATVIATDLSPDACALARENAQALGVADRVTVLQGDLFAPVPEGERFQVVVSNPPYIASGEIPGLSAEVRREPKLALDGGPDGLVAVRRVVTGARQWLEPGGLLAMEIGEDQGPAVLELLRAAGYADARVEKDLERRERMAFGTQPVASEPQG; this comes from the coding sequence ATGAGCAGCGACCCCTGGACCATCCGCAGGGTCCTCACCTGGACGACGCAGCACTTCGAGAAGCGACAGGTGGATGCCCCGCGGCTCACCGCGGAAATCCTCCTGTCGTACGTGCTCAAGCTCAGCCGCGTCCGGCTGTACGTGGACCTGGACCGCCCGCTCTCCAAGGACGAGCTGGGCGCCTTCCGTGCCCTCATCGAGCGGCGCATGGCGGGCGAGCCCACGCAGTACCTGACGGGGGTGCGTGAGTTCTACAACCGCCCCTTCAAGGTGGACGCCCGGGTGCTGATTCCGCGCCCGGAGACGGAGCTGCTGGTGGAGGCGGCGCTGCGCATGCTTCCCAAGAACGCGCCCGGCCGCGCGCTGGACGTGTGCACCGGCTCCGGCTGCATCGCCATCAGCCTGGCGGCCGAGCGGCCACAGGCCACCGTCATCGCCACCGACCTGTCGCCGGACGCCTGCGCGCTGGCGCGGGAGAACGCCCAGGCGCTGGGCGTGGCGGACCGGGTGACGGTGTTGCAGGGCGACCTCTTCGCCCCGGTGCCCGAGGGCGAGCGCTTCCAGGTGGTGGTCTCCAACCCGCCGTACATCGCCTCCGGGGAGATTCCCGGCCTGTCCGCCGAGGTGCGACGCGAGCCGAAGCTGGCGCTCGACGGCGGGCCGGACGGACTGGTGGCGGTGCGCCGGGTGGTGACGGGCGCGCGCCAGTGGTTGGAGCCTGGCGGCCTCCTTGCAATGGAGATTGGTGAGGACCAGGGCCCCGCCGTCCTGGAGCTCCTGCGTGCCGCGGGTTACGCGGACGCGCGGGTGGAGAAGGACCTGGAGCGGCGGGAACGGATGGCATTTGGGACACAGCCCGTGGCCAGCGAGCCACAGGGCTGA